A single window of Methylocella tundrae DNA harbors:
- the rplT gene encoding 50S ribosomal protein L20 → MARVKRGVTSHAKHKKTLEAAKGFYGRRKNTIRAAKAAVDRSMQYATRDRRAKKRVFRALWIQRLNAAVRELGITYSRFIDGLAKAGIEIDRKVLSELAITQPEAFKAIVEQAKGALPAQG, encoded by the coding sequence ATGGCTCGCGTCAAACGCGGCGTCACCTCGCACGCCAAACACAAGAAAACGCTCGAAGCGGCGAAGGGCTTTTATGGCCGCCGCAAGAATACGATCCGCGCCGCCAAGGCCGCCGTCGATCGTTCCATGCAATATGCGACGCGCGATCGCCGCGCCAAGAAGCGCGTCTTCCGGGCTTTGTGGATCCAGCGCCTCAACGCCGCGGTGCGCGAATTGGGGATCACCTATTCCCGCTTCATCGATGGTCTCGCCAAGGCCGGCATCGAGATCGACCGCAAAGTGCTTTCCGAACTCGCCATCACCCAGCCCGAAGCTTTCAAGGCGATCGTCGAGCAGGCCAAGGGCGCACTGCCGGCGCAGGGTTGA
- the rpmI gene encoding 50S ribosomal protein L35 gives MPKLKTKSGAKKRFKITGTGKVLYAQSGKRHGMIKRTNKQIRNLRGTNVLFKSDGDNIIKYFLPNG, from the coding sequence ATGCCCAAACTGAAGACGAAATCAGGCGCGAAAAAGCGCTTCAAGATCACCGGCACCGGCAAAGTGCTTTATGCGCAATCCGGCAAGCGTCATGGCATGATCAAGCGGACGAACAAGCAGATCCGGAATCTGCGCGGCACCAATGTTCTGTTCAAGAGCGATGGCGACAACATCATCAAGTATTTTCTGCCGAACGGCTGA
- a CDS encoding aldo/keto reductase family protein codes for MKYRRLGGSDLNVSVISLGSWLTYSGGVEKADAIACVRKALDLGVNFIDTANVYGRGAAESLLGEALQGVERGSYLLATKVFGAMSDTDEGLSRRQIFKQIDASLARLKTDYVDLYQCHRYDEDTPLEETMQALTEVVRLGKARYIGFSEWPLDKIEAAAVLKGVARFVSSQPQYSLLWPYPQTDIFPRCADLGITQIVWSPLAQGVLTGKYSPKAPPPPRSRATSKTMGSMLPKRWLEAPVLEAVLEVKRVAEEAGVSLAQFALAWALRQKNVSSAIIGASRPEQVAENVVAADIAIAEDYFFRAEEILEPVR; via the coding sequence ATGAAATATCGTCGGCTTGGCGGCAGCGATCTCAACGTATCGGTGATTTCGCTCGGGTCCTGGCTGACCTATTCTGGCGGCGTTGAAAAAGCGGACGCGATCGCCTGCGTCCGCAAGGCGCTCGACCTCGGCGTCAATTTCATCGACACCGCCAATGTGTACGGGCGCGGCGCGGCGGAGTCTTTACTGGGCGAGGCGCTTCAGGGGGTCGAGCGAGGCTCCTATTTGTTGGCCACCAAAGTCTTTGGCGCGATGAGCGATACCGACGAGGGCCTCTCGCGCAGGCAGATTTTCAAACAGATCGACGCTTCGCTCGCTCGCCTCAAAACCGATTACGTCGATCTTTACCAATGCCATCGCTATGACGAAGACACGCCGCTCGAAGAAACGATGCAGGCTTTGACCGAGGTCGTCCGGCTTGGCAAGGCGCGCTATATCGGCTTCAGCGAATGGCCGCTCGACAAGATCGAAGCGGCGGCGGTGCTGAAGGGCGTTGCGCGTTTCGTCTCCAGTCAGCCGCAATATTCTTTGCTCTGGCCCTATCCGCAGACCGATATTTTTCCGCGCTGCGCGGATCTCGGCATCACCCAGATCGTCTGGTCGCCTCTGGCGCAGGGGGTTCTGACGGGTAAATACAGCCCCAAGGCGCCGCCGCCGCCGCGTTCACGCGCCACCAGCAAGACAATGGGCTCGATGCTGCCGAAACGGTGGCTCGAGGCGCCCGTGCTGGAGGCGGTGCTCGAGGTCAAGCGCGTCGCCGAGGAGGCGGGGGTCAGTCTCGCTCAATTCGCGCTCGCCTGGGCGCTGCGCCAAAAAAACGTCTCCTCCGCCATCATCGGCGCGAGCCGGCCCGAGCAGGTCGCCGAGAATGTCGTGGCGGCGGATATTGCGATCGCTGAGGATTATTTCTTCCGCGCCGAGGAGATTTTGGAGCCCGTCCGCTAG
- a CDS encoding SWIB/MDM2 domain-containing protein gives MTSSSKKAAPAKSATTAKAAPKAAAKEPKAASAFAKPLQPSKELAEVVGSAPLPRTEVVSKVWEYIKKHKLQNEANKREILADDKLKAVFGRDKVTMFEMNKYLAQHLK, from the coding sequence ATGACGAGTTCAAGCAAGAAAGCCGCTCCGGCGAAGAGCGCCACGACGGCCAAAGCCGCGCCTAAGGCGGCGGCGAAAGAACCGAAGGCGGCGAGCGCGTTCGCAAAGCCCCTGCAGCCCTCGAAGGAGCTTGCCGAGGTCGTCGGCTCGGCGCCCCTGCCGCGCACCGAAGTCGTGAGCAAAGTGTGGGAATATATCAAGAAGCATAAATTGCAGAACGAAGCGAACAAGCGCGAGATTCTCGCCGATGACAAGCTGAAAGCCGTGTTCGGCAGAGACAAAGTCACGATGTTCGAGATGAACAAATATCTCGCGCAGCATTTGAAGTAG
- a CDS encoding glutamate--cysteine ligase → MARDVSDSTPITSRDELVAWFEAGSTPPERFAIGTEHEKIPFYRACHSAVPYEGRPTDCPPASSFAGVRGLLEGMRAKLGWEAICDGAHIIGLYDEWGGGAISLEPGGQFELSGAPLATIHQTEAELDRHFAVLQGVAAAFGIGFLSLGMNPKWRLSEIPTMPKQRYAIMANYMPKVGERGLDMMFRTSTVQANLDFSSEADMVQKLRVSLALQPVATALFANSPFTEGKLNGFLSARSEIWRHTDAARTGTLAFAFEPGMGFERYVDYALDVPMYFVKRGETYIDVAGASFRDLLAGKLAACPGEQATLSDWANHLSTIFPEVRLKRYLEMRGADAGPRPMLTALPALFAGLFYDSAALDQAHQLIKPWTADDREKLRADTPRLGLDAKIAGRPLRDVARDVLSLARVGLKRRARLDEQGRDEAYFLDPLDVIAEGRTEAERLIDLFKTEWGGSVEPAFEQCAY, encoded by the coding sequence ATGGCACGCGACGTTTCGGATTCCACGCCTATCACGTCGCGCGATGAACTCGTCGCCTGGTTCGAGGCCGGTTCGACGCCGCCGGAGCGCTTCGCCATCGGCACCGAGCACGAAAAAATCCCGTTCTATCGCGCCTGCCATTCCGCTGTGCCCTATGAAGGCAGGCCGACCGACTGTCCACCCGCCTCAAGCTTTGCCGGCGTTCGCGGCTTGCTGGAAGGGATGCGCGCAAAGCTCGGCTGGGAGGCGATCTGCGACGGCGCCCATATCATCGGCCTTTATGACGAATGGGGCGGCGGCGCGATCTCGCTCGAACCGGGCGGCCAATTCGAACTTTCGGGGGCGCCGCTCGCCACTATTCATCAGACGGAGGCGGAGCTCGACAGGCATTTTGCCGTCCTGCAAGGCGTCGCGGCGGCCTTTGGCATCGGCTTCCTCTCGCTTGGCATGAATCCGAAGTGGCGGCTCAGCGAAATTCCGACGATGCCGAAGCAGCGCTACGCCATAATGGCGAATTACATGCCGAAAGTCGGCGAGCGCGGGCTCGACATGATGTTTCGCACCTCGACCGTGCAGGCCAATCTCGATTTTTCGAGCGAGGCCGATATGGTCCAGAAGCTTCGCGTTTCGCTCGCGCTGCAACCCGTCGCCACCGCGCTTTTCGCCAATTCGCCTTTCACCGAAGGGAAATTGAACGGCTTTCTCTCGGCGCGCTCCGAAATCTGGCGGCATACAGACGCGGCGCGCACCGGCACGCTGGCCTTCGCCTTCGAGCCGGGCATGGGCTTCGAGCGCTATGTGGATTACGCGCTCGACGTGCCCATGTATTTCGTCAAGCGAGGCGAGACCTATATCGACGTCGCGGGGGCGAGTTTTCGTGATCTGCTCGCGGGCAAGCTCGCCGCCTGTCCCGGCGAACAGGCGACGCTATCAGACTGGGCCAATCATCTGTCGACGATTTTTCCCGAGGTGCGGCTGAAGCGCTATCTCGAGATGCGCGGGGCCGACGCCGGGCCGCGGCCGATGCTGACCGCGCTGCCGGCGCTCTTTGCCGGCCTCTTTTATGATTCCGCGGCGCTCGATCAGGCGCATCAGCTGATCAAACCGTGGACCGCCGATGATCGCGAGAAGCTGCGCGCGGATACTCCGCGCCTTGGGCTCGACGCGAAAATCGCCGGCCGTCCGCTCCGCGACGTCGCGCGCGACGTTTTGAGTCTGGCGCGCGTGGGCCTCAAGCGGCGCGCGCGTCTCGACGAGCAGGGCCGCGATGAGGCTTATTTTCTTGATCCCCTCGATGTGATCGCCGAGGGCCGGACGGAGGCCGAACGGCTGATCGACCTGTTCAAGACAGAATGGGGCGGCAGCGTCGAGCCGGCTTTCGAGCAATGCGCCTACTGA
- a CDS encoding DUF937 domain-containing protein — MFNLYEILQNAQNGQAVDNLAKQFNISPEQADAAVKALMPEISSAFLKRSAEPAAFGSILGALGDTQHIAAFADAAAAQTRETTQKGVEVMGQLFGSAATSAEIAQHAASVAGLSPALLQQMLPVIASMVMGGLSKGLANQGLGGLFGQLADAAGQGGLATILGSLLGGAPAAQANTQTGAGAGPQANPNAAGTGTAGGLGGLAGMFGTILGSFLGGQQPGNAPPTGGAAPGLPHGFDASAIQAGLEALTKMLQPGTAPPAPNQPSQGQQSGLENEIDSILDGKKRS, encoded by the coding sequence ATGTTCAATCTCTACGAGATTTTGCAGAATGCCCAGAACGGGCAGGCCGTCGATAATCTGGCGAAGCAGTTCAATATCTCGCCGGAGCAGGCGGACGCGGCCGTCAAGGCGCTGATGCCCGAAATATCGAGCGCCTTCCTGAAACGATCGGCGGAGCCGGCGGCCTTTGGCTCCATTCTTGGCGCGCTCGGCGACACTCAGCATATCGCCGCTTTCGCTGACGCGGCCGCCGCGCAGACGCGCGAGACGACGCAAAAAGGCGTCGAGGTGATGGGCCAGTTGTTCGGCTCCGCCGCGACGAGCGCCGAAATCGCGCAGCATGCCGCCAGCGTCGCGGGTCTCTCGCCCGCGCTGCTCCAGCAGATGCTGCCGGTGATCGCCTCGATGGTGATGGGCGGCCTGAGCAAAGGCCTCGCCAATCAGGGCCTCGGCGGTCTTTTCGGGCAGCTCGCCGACGCCGCCGGACAAGGCGGCCTTGCGACGATCCTCGGCAGCCTGCTCGGCGGCGCTCCGGCGGCGCAGGCCAATACGCAAACAGGCGCGGGCGCCGGCCCGCAAGCCAATCCAAACGCGGCCGGAACCGGCACCGCCGGGGGACTCGGCGGCCTCGCCGGCATGTTCGGAACGATCCTCGGCAGCTTCCTTGGCGGCCAGCAGCCTGGCAATGCGCCGCCCACGGGCGGAGCGGCCCCGGGCCTGCCGCACGGCTTTGACGCCAGCGCGATTCAGGCGGGGCTTGAAGCGCTGACCAAAATGCTGCAGCCCGGCACGGCGCCGCCGGCGCCCAATCAGCCGTCGCAAGGCCAGCAATCCGGGCTCGAGAATGAGATCGATTCGATCCTCGATGGAAAAAAACGCTCCTGA
- a CDS encoding MATE family efflux transporter gives MTLSSETSKPSAIFTEGSTMRHVLAMTGAASIGLMSIFVVDLLSLLYVSRLGDPDLTAAVGFATQVLFFSVSINIGLAIAIGALVSRAIGAGQRPAARRLAASGLVHVFVISALVSCAALPFRRDILELLGASGEALDVASTYLLFTLPATVGLGLGMALAGLLRAVGDARQAMYVTLSGAVATAILDPIFIFGLGLGVEGAAIVTIFSRIIFVVVGLIGAVYKHDLIALPRGGAAISDAPALMRIAIPAILTNVAAPAANAYSMRIFAHFGEPVVAAFAIMDRITPVAFGVLFALSGSVGPIMGQNLGARLYDRIRQILTNSFAFAAVYVVAVALILSQASPLIIGVFAARGQTAELLNFFCLTCGGLWFFLGGIFVANASFNNLGFPVLSTLFNWGRATVGTIPFVTIGAARFGPEGGFIGLIAGATLFGVFAVVMAYFVTARLARDSKDG, from the coding sequence ATGACTCTGAGTTCAGAAACTTCAAAGCCGTCCGCCATCTTCACCGAGGGCTCGACGATGCGGCACGTGCTCGCCATGACGGGCGCCGCCTCCATTGGCTTGATGTCGATCTTCGTCGTCGATCTGCTGTCGCTTCTTTATGTCTCGCGGCTCGGCGACCCCGATCTCACGGCGGCCGTCGGTTTTGCGACACAGGTGCTGTTCTTTTCGGTTTCGATCAATATCGGCCTCGCCATCGCCATCGGCGCCCTCGTCTCGCGCGCGATCGGGGCGGGACAGCGGCCGGCGGCGCGGCGCCTCGCGGCGTCGGGGCTGGTTCACGTTTTTGTTATCTCGGCGCTTGTGAGTTGCGCCGCCCTGCCGTTTCGTCGCGACATTCTGGAGTTGCTCGGCGCCAGCGGCGAGGCGCTCGACGTCGCTTCGACCTATCTCCTCTTCACCCTGCCGGCGACCGTCGGGCTTGGCCTTGGCATGGCGCTGGCCGGGCTGTTGCGCGCCGTCGGCGACGCGCGCCAGGCCATGTATGTGACCCTGTCCGGCGCCGTCGCCACGGCGATCCTCGACCCGATCTTTATTTTTGGCCTGGGGCTTGGCGTCGAAGGCGCGGCGATTGTCACAATTTTTTCGCGCATCATCTTCGTCGTCGTCGGACTCATCGGAGCCGTTTACAAACATGATCTTATCGCCCTGCCGCGGGGCGGGGCGGCAATCTCGGACGCGCCCGCGCTGATGCGCATCGCGATCCCGGCGATTTTGACCAATGTGGCGGCGCCGGCGGCGAACGCCTATTCGATGCGCATTTTTGCGCATTTCGGCGAGCCCGTCGTCGCCGCTTTCGCCATCATGGACCGGATTACGCCGGTCGCATTCGGCGTGCTCTTCGCTCTTTCGGGATCGGTCGGGCCGATCATGGGCCAGAACCTCGGCGCGCGCCTTTATGACCGCATCCGGCAAATCCTGACCAATAGCTTCGCCTTCGCCGCTGTTTATGTGGTCGCCGTCGCTTTGATCCTCAGCCAGGCGTCGCCGCTCATCATCGGCGTTTTCGCTGCGCGCGGTCAGACGGCGGAGCTGTTGAACTTCTTTTGCCTGACCTGCGGCGGCCTGTGGTTCTTTCTCGGCGGCATTTTCGTCGCCAACGCCTCTTTCAACAATCTCGGCTTTCCGGTGCTCTCGACCCTTTTCAACTGGGGCCGCGCCACAGTCGGCACCATTCCTTTCGTCACCATCGGGGCGGCGCGTTTTGGACCGGAGGGCGGGTTCATCGGCCTCATCGCGGGCGCAACTCTTTTTGGCGTATTCGCCGTCGTCATGGCATATTTTGTCACAGCAAGGCTCGCCAGAGACTCAAAGGACGGCTAG
- a CDS encoding cation diffusion facilitator family transporter — protein sequence MSLSHQDGGDAHEHRQAAADAHSHAGAHSHKGHAHSHAPASFGPRFVIGIALNMLIVALELVYGIISGSVALIADAGHNLSDVLGLGVAFAAAILSARAPSPRFSYGLKATSILAALFNSAFLLLVVGALSYEAIRRFFEPEPVAAKTMMIVAAMGMVINGLTAALFASGRKDDLNIRGAFLHMAADAAVSAGVIVAGLLILLTGQLWLDPLTSLIINAVIIAGTWSLLRESVAMSLGAAPERIVPADVRGFLVGLPGVAGLHDLHIWSMSTSDTALTCHLCMPAGHPGDEFLMKTAERLHERYRIGHVTLQIETDEDTACALAPDEVV from the coding sequence ATGAGCCTTTCTCATCAGGACGGCGGCGACGCCCACGAGCACCGCCAAGCGGCGGCGGACGCGCACTCCCACGCCGGGGCTCATTCGCATAAAGGCCATGCCCATTCTCATGCGCCGGCGAGCTTCGGGCCGCGCTTTGTCATCGGCATCGCGCTCAACATGCTCATCGTCGCGCTTGAGCTCGTTTACGGCATCATTTCGGGCTCCGTCGCGCTGATCGCCGACGCCGGGCACAATCTGTCCGACGTGCTGGGCCTTGGCGTCGCTTTCGCCGCCGCAATTTTATCCGCGCGGGCGCCTTCTCCACGCTTCAGCTATGGGCTCAAGGCAACGTCGATCCTCGCGGCCTTGTTCAACAGCGCTTTCCTTCTTCTCGTCGTCGGCGCGCTCAGCTATGAGGCGATCCGCCGCTTCTTCGAGCCAGAGCCTGTCGCCGCCAAAACGATGATGATCGTCGCGGCGATGGGCATGGTCATCAACGGGCTGACGGCGGCGCTGTTCGCCTCTGGCCGCAAGGATGACCTCAATATCCGGGGCGCTTTTTTGCACATGGCGGCGGACGCGGCGGTCTCGGCCGGCGTCATCGTCGCCGGTCTCCTGATCCTTCTGACCGGTCAGCTCTGGCTCGATCCTTTGACCAGCCTCATCATCAACGCCGTCATCATCGCCGGAACCTGGAGCCTCTTGCGCGAAAGCGTCGCCATGTCGCTTGGCGCGGCGCCGGAGCGAATCGTTCCCGCCGACGTCCGCGGCTTTCTCGTCGGCCTGCCCGGCGTCGCAGGGCTGCATGATCTGCATATCTGGTCGATGAGCACGAGCGACACGGCGCTGACCTGTCATCTGTGCATGCCCGCGGGCCATCCGGGCGATGAATTTCTGATGAAGACGGCGGAACGCCTGCATGAGCGCTATCGCATCGGCCACGTGACCTTGCAGATCGAGACCGACGAGGATACGGCCTGCGCCCTCGCGCCCGACGAGGTGGTCTAA
- a CDS encoding HEPN family nuclease, whose product MDYESLLYDFADRTRHNLEVIQQAKEKGECVYEVTQLINSLLGLLVLPNERFTDIIPKTPLSELVEQGWPVPSVSGEFREATDLRELVRYLRNAISHFNIDFHTDSKSALSGITVWNCETKTKKRYGKLV is encoded by the coding sequence GTGGACTATGAAAGCTTACTTTATGATTTCGCGGATCGAACGCGTCACAATTTGGAGGTGATCCAACAAGCTAAAGAAAAAGGGGAATGCGTCTACGAGGTGACGCAGCTTATCAACTCGTTACTTGGGCTACTGGTTCTTCCAAATGAACGTTTCACCGACATTATTCCAAAGACCCCTTTAAGTGAGCTTGTTGAGCAAGGATGGCCTGTTCCAAGCGTGAGCGGCGAATTTCGGGAAGCAACAGATCTTCGCGAACTCGTGAGATATTTGCGTAATGCGATATCGCACTTTAATATTGATTTTCATACAGACAGTAAGAGTGCGCTTTCAGGAATTACGGTGTGGAATTGTGAAACGAAGACTAAAAAAAGGTATGGGAAGTTAGTTTAG
- a CDS encoding ABC-type transport auxiliary lipoprotein family protein — protein MAVACASAGFVAACASAPLATYDLGAADGGFSARRERPGQIAIYEPTALPPVDSNRIVVRMGQDQIAYLSGAKWTDQLPSLVQARLIATFQNAHIGVARLGMLADYSLRADIRRFEFDTGRMQVFVEIAAQLTASSTGRIVGGKVFSASAPAPRDDGGTVTRALDSALGDVMRQIVIWAAPRI, from the coding sequence ATGGCGGTTGCCTGCGCGTCGGCGGGTTTTGTCGCCGCCTGCGCCTCGGCTCCGCTCGCGACCTATGATCTTGGCGCGGCCGACGGCGGCTTTTCCGCGCGGCGGGAGCGGCCCGGTCAAATCGCCATCTATGAGCCAACAGCGCTGCCGCCGGTCGATTCGAACCGGATCGTCGTGCGCATGGGGCAGGATCAGATCGCTTATCTCAGCGGCGCGAAATGGACGGATCAATTGCCTTCGCTCGTTCAGGCGCGGCTGATCGCGACGTTTCAGAACGCCCATATCGGCGTCGCGCGTCTCGGCATGCTGGCCGATTATAGCCTGCGCGCCGACATTCGCCGCTTCGAGTTCGACACCGGCCGCATGCAGGTCTTCGTCGAAATAGCGGCGCAGCTCACGGCCTCCTCGACCGGCCGCATCGTCGGCGGCAAGGTCTTTTCGGCCAGCGCGCCGGCGCCGCGAGACGATGGCGGGACTGTGACGAGAGCGCTGGATTCAGCGCTTGGCGACGTCATGCGGCAAATCGTGATCTGGGCTGCGCCGCGGATTTGA
- a CDS encoding MlaD family protein encodes METRANYALIGVFTLAVIASAFGFVLWVSGGDKPGAERAYKIVFAGSVSGLLRGAPVLFNGVRVGDVTNVDFMPNDPSHVYAIVEVDGRVPIHTDTKARLESTGLTGVASVELSGGTEAAPKLQSGPDGGPPVIMAERSDFQDLIESARKIAGQATEFLDRTNKVLDDNTGSITASVKNIQKFSDALASNSDGIKDFMSSIADVGKAIKPLTVKLEALSSDADNVVKAVDPAQVKTIISDFAAMSGKLNSAADKVDGVLTNLNGFLATGDNKGVFAEVAATAKSIRKLADDIDSRWKDIGANLTRFTGSGLREYEALAVDGRKTLDQVNQAIRSIEQNPQQFIFGRKQQIPEYTGAR; translated from the coding sequence ATGGAAACCCGCGCGAATTATGCCTTGATCGGCGTTTTCACCCTGGCTGTGATCGCGTCCGCCTTTGGCTTCGTCCTCTGGGTTTCGGGCGGCGACAAGCCGGGCGCCGAGCGGGCCTACAAGATCGTATTCGCCGGATCGGTTTCGGGGCTTTTGCGCGGCGCGCCGGTTCTGTTCAACGGCGTCCGGGTCGGCGACGTGACGAATGTCGATTTCATGCCGAACGATCCGAGCCATGTTTACGCCATCGTGGAGGTGGACGGACGCGTGCCGATCCACACCGACACCAAGGCGCGGCTCGAGTCGACGGGCCTCACGGGCGTTGCATCCGTCGAGCTCTCGGGCGGAACTGAGGCGGCGCCGAAGCTTCAGTCCGGCCCCGACGGCGGCCCCCCGGTGATCATGGCGGAGCGTTCCGATTTCCAGGATCTGATCGAAAGCGCGCGCAAGATCGCGGGGCAGGCGACCGAATTTCTCGACCGGACCAATAAGGTGCTGGATGACAACACGGGCTCGATCACGGCCTCGGTGAAGAACATTCAGAAATTCTCGGATGCGCTCGCATCCAATTCCGACGGCATCAAGGATTTCATGTCCTCGATCGCGGACGTCGGCAAGGCGATCAAGCCGCTCACGGTGAAGCTGGAGGCCCTGAGCAGCGACGCCGACAATGTCGTCAAAGCGGTCGATCCGGCGCAGGTGAAAACCATCATTTCGGACTTCGCCGCCATGTCGGGCAAGCTCAACTCCGCCGCCGACAAAGTCGACGGCGTTCTGACCAATCTTAACGGATTTTTGGCGACCGGCGACAACAAGGGCGTTTTCGCGGAGGTCGCCGCCACGGCGAAATCGATCCGCAAGCTCGCCGACGACATCGACAGCCGATGGAAGGATATTGGCGCGAACCTCACGCGCTTCACCGGCTCGGGCCTGCGCGAATATGAGGCTTTGGCGGTCGACGGCCGCAAAACGCTCGATCAGGTCAATCAGGCGATTCGTTCAATCGAGCAGAATCCGCAGCAGTTCATCTTCGGCAGGAAGCAGCAGATCCCCGAATATACAGGCGCTCGTTAA
- a CDS encoding ABC transporter ATP-binding protein produces MQKNLPSPVKKPFTLLRRGSARVTRGAAPEIAISVRDLIVGFGDNLVLNGLDLDVRRGEVLGFVGGSGTGKSVLTRAILGLTPKRAGRIELFGSDIDHVSRAEYDALERRIGVMFQGGALFSGLTVKQNVQVPMREHLKLSPRLADELAMLKIELVGLSLDAADKFPSELSGGMIKRAALARALALDPELLFLDEPTSGLDPIGAAEFDDLISTLQKTLGLTVFMVTHDLDSLYSICDRIAALADEKVIATGPIETMLASDHPWLQAYFHGKRARQFDPSVIKRGANGAGL; encoded by the coding sequence ATGCAAAAAAATCTGCCTTCGCCTGTGAAAAAGCCTTTCACGCTGTTGCGGCGCGGCTCGGCGCGGGTTACGCGCGGCGCGGCCCCCGAGATTGCGATCAGCGTCCGCGACCTCATTGTCGGCTTTGGCGACAATCTCGTCCTCAATGGTCTCGACCTTGACGTCCGCCGCGGCGAAGTGCTTGGCTTCGTTGGCGGCTCCGGGACAGGCAAATCGGTTTTGACCCGCGCCATTCTGGGGCTGACCCCAAAGCGCGCCGGCCGCATCGAATTGTTCGGCTCAGACATCGATCACGTCTCGCGCGCCGAATATGACGCGCTCGAACGGCGCATCGGCGTCATGTTTCAGGGCGGCGCGCTGTTTTCCGGCCTGACCGTGAAGCAGAACGTGCAGGTGCCGATGCGCGAACATCTGAAGCTCTCGCCGCGGCTTGCCGACGAACTCGCCATGCTCAAGATCGAGCTGGTCGGGCTGAGTCTTGACGCGGCGGACAAATTTCCGTCTGAATTGTCTGGCGGCATGATCAAGCGGGCGGCGCTGGCGCGGGCTTTGGCGCTTGATCCCGAACTTTTATTTCTTGATGAGCCGACTTCGGGACTGGATCCGATTGGCGCCGCCGAATTCGACGATCTGATTTCGACATTGCAGAAGACCCTCGGCCTCACGGTCTTCATGGTGACGCATGATCTCGATAGTCTTTATTCCATCTGCGACCGGATCGCCGCGCTGGCTGACGAGAAAGTGATCGCGACCGGGCCGATCGAAACCATGCTCGCCTCCGACCATCCGTGGCTGCAGGCCTATTTCCACGGCAAAAGGGCGCGCCAGTTCGACCCTTCCGTGATCAAGCGGGGGGCCAACGGCGCCGGCCTCTAA
- a CDS encoding ABC transporter permease, whose translation MDVAEGPTFSSERSGDAVRLRLAGHWTLDACTGIEKGAGALVSEAGAARRAIIDLAGVQRLDTAGAWLIDKTRQELSAKGVDAEFQSISPEFGILLKEAHFRTFDAPPRRKGSYLMTIFADVGESVVIAGRDLFNGVEFLGEVVAAMGKSLFNPAHFRATSVVSHLETIAFRGVPIVVLINFLVGAIVAQQGIFQLRRFGATILVVDLIGILILRELGVLLTSIMIAGRSGSAITAELGSMKMREEIDALVVMGLRPIEVLIVPRILALIISLPLLTFLADMSAVAGGILVSWVYGGITPKSFIALLPAAIAVHTFLSGIIKAPFMGLVIGLIACVEGLAVEGSAESLGRQVTASVVKSIFMVIVVDGIFAVFFAAVRF comes from the coding sequence ATGGATGTTGCAGAAGGTCCGACATTTTCGAGCGAGCGGTCGGGCGACGCCGTGCGGCTTCGCCTCGCCGGACACTGGACGCTCGACGCTTGCACCGGAATCGAAAAGGGCGCCGGCGCCCTTGTGAGCGAGGCCGGCGCCGCCCGGCGGGCGATCATCGACCTTGCGGGCGTGCAGCGTCTCGACACCGCGGGAGCGTGGCTGATCGACAAGACGCGTCAGGAACTGAGCGCGAAGGGCGTCGACGCGGAATTCCAGTCGATCAGCCCGGAATTCGGCATTTTGCTGAAAGAAGCCCATTTCCGGACTTTCGACGCGCCCCCGCGCCGCAAGGGCTCCTATCTAATGACGATCTTCGCCGACGTCGGCGAGAGCGTCGTCATCGCCGGCCGTGATCTCTTCAACGGCGTCGAATTTCTCGGCGAGGTCGTCGCCGCGATGGGCAAGAGCCTGTTCAATCCGGCTCATTTCCGCGCGACGTCCGTCGTCTCTCACCTCGAGACGATCGCTTTTCGCGGCGTTCCAATCGTCGTCCTCATCAATTTCCTTGTCGGCGCGATCGTCGCCCAGCAGGGCATCTTCCAGCTGCGGCGCTTCGGCGCGACGATTCTGGTCGTCGATCTCATCGGCATCCTGATCCTGCGCGAACTTGGCGTCCTTTTGACGTCGATCATGATCGCCGGCCGGTCGGGGTCCGCGATCACGGCGGAACTCGGCTCCATGAAGATGCGCGAGGAGATCGACGCTCTCGTCGTGATGGGCCTGAGGCCGATCGAAGTGCTGATCGTGCCGCGCATCCTCGCGCTCATCATCAGCCTGCCGCTGCTGACGTTTCTCGCCGATATGTCGGCCGTCGCCGGCGGCATTCTCGTAAGCTGGGTCTATGGCGGCATCACGCCGAAAAGTTTCATCGCGCTGCTGCCGGCGGCGATCGCCGTGCATACCTTCCTCAGCGGCATCATCAAGGCGCCTTTCATGGGCCTCGTCATCGGCCTCATCGCCTGCGTCGAAGGCCTCGCCGTCGAGGGCTCCGCCGAATCCCTCGGACGCCAGGTGACCGCCTCGGTCGTCAAGTCGATTTTCATGGTCATCGTGGTCGACGGCATCTTCGCTGTCTTCTTCGCCGCCGTCCGGTTCTAG